The genomic DNA AACGACACAAAAAAGGTTGGCTTAAAACCGTTTGGTATAACTCAATTTTCTTTCCTTTAGCAGATTTATCGTCATCAATAACCATTGGTTTGATAGCTTGGTATGGTGGTCTAAATGTTGTGTTAGAAGGCAAAGTTACCGAAGGTGTTCTAATTGCATTTATCATGTATATTCCTATGTTGTTTAGACCGTTGCGTCAAATAGCTGATAAGTTTAATACACTACAAATGGGTATGGTAGCTGCAACCAGAGTGTTTAAGGTTATAGATACAACGTCTCAAATTGATGACACAGGAACTCATATTGCAGAGCATTTTAAAGGGCATTTAAAATTTGACAATGTATTTTTTAGTTATGTGGAAGATGAAACCGTTTTAAAAGGGATTTCTTTTGATGTGAATGCAGGTGACACGGTTGCAATTGTTGGTGCTACAGGAGCTGGAAAATCTACGATTATTAATTTATTAAATCGCTTTTATGAAATTAACGATGGTGTTATTTATGTTGATGATATAGATATTAAACAAGTCACTTTAGAATCTTTGCGTACCCAAATAGCTGTGGTATTACAAGACGTGTTTTTATTTGCCGATACCATTTTAAATAATATTACATTAAATCATTCCGAAATTACTGAAGCTCAAGTTCAGCAAGCAGCAAAAGATATCGGAATTCATGATTTTATAATGAGTTTACCAAATGGCTATCATTACAACGTGAAAGAGCGAGGTGTTATGCTATCCTCTGGGCAAAGGCAATTGATATCATTTTTAAGAGCTTATGTAACGAATCCAAGTATTTTGGTGTTGGATGAGGCAACATCATCTGTTGATTCATATTCGGAGCAACTTATACAAAATGCCACAGATAAGATTACCAAAGGTAGAACCTCAATTGTTATTGCTCATCGATTAGCAACCGTTAAAAAAGCAGACAAAATAATAGTCATGGATGCAGGTAATATCGTAGAACAGGGTACTCACGATGAATTACTTAAAAAAGAAGGAGGCTACTATAAAAATTTATACGAAGTACAGTTTTTACAGGAAGAAGAGGTTATATAGTTTATTGTATTTGTTTCTAAGTTATTACAGCTGCTTTTTGCGCTTCTTTAATTTGATCTAATGTACCATTGTAATACATTATTATTGCAATAAATAAGCTAAACATTATAAATAAAACGGTGAGGATCAGCAAAAAGAAAATGGTCTTTAATAGGATAGTTTTAAAGTCTAAGTTTAAAAGACGTTTAAAATAATAAGCCGTACACAAGATCTGTACAGGGATTGATAAGAGGCCAATAATTCCGAAATTAACCCCAAAAAACAAAGCCAAAATAACTAGTATAGAACTGCAGATGGATAGGTGGGCCGTTATATACATATTAGCTACTAAATGTTCGGTGTAGTTGTATTTTTTAAAATCGAAAAAAATAATCTTCGAAATTAAAGCATACCCAGGAACTATGAGCATGTATACGATGGACTGATATTCCTGAACAAAATTCATATTGTTCCTTTGAAAATCTTCAGCACCTTTTTGAGCAAGAAAATCAACATTCATTAATTCAGGAAAAAACTTATTAGATACAAACATCTGGAAACCAGATAGAGTAAGTGCTATAGCGAAATAACTAATAACATTGACATGCTTTTTTCGAGTCCCATGGATATAACTTTCAATAATGACCTCAGGCTTTGTGAAAAGCTTTATGAAAGTTTGCAGAAGTTTGTTGTCATAATTAAGAAATGTTTTGCTAAAATGTTCAAATAGATTTTTTATAGTAAGCCTATTTCTAATCACTTTGGCACCACAAAAGCCACAAAAGTTAATTTCGGGGTTTAAATCTTTATTGCAGTTTTTACATTGCATTAAGATAGATCTTCTTTAATCATAGAGTTAAGTTGATTTGTATCTTTATAAACAACAAACTCACCATCTTTAAAATAAGAAATATGGCCTGTTTCCTCACTTACAGCAAGGGCTAAAGCATCTGTTTTTTCAGTAACTCCAATGGCAGCTCTAT from Flavivirga abyssicola includes the following:
- a CDS encoding DUF3667 domain-containing protein, giving the protein MQCKNCNKDLNPEINFCGFCGAKVIRNRLTIKNLFEHFSKTFLNYDNKLLQTFIKLFTKPEVIIESYIHGTRKKHVNVISYFAIALTLSGFQMFVSNKFFPELMNVDFLAQKGAEDFQRNNMNFVQEYQSIVYMLIVPGYALISKIIFFDFKKYNYTEHLVANMYITAHLSICSSILVILALFFGVNFGIIGLLSIPVQILCTAYYFKRLLNLDFKTILLKTIFFLLILTVLFIMFSLFIAIIMYYNGTLDQIKEAQKAAVIT
- a CDS encoding ABC transporter ATP-binding protein, translated to MSKKQEKIFDVTLFKRLFQYIKPYKFVFLGLVLLVILLAVFSAATPRVTQYAIDDSITGKNDKDFLFYITIMFAILILQTVFQLTFIYFAAWLGQSLVVDVRIKLFDHLLRFKMKYYDNSSVGLLITRAVTDMERIADIFGQGLFMIFRDLLTMTAVFGVMIYTNWRLSLIVFIMLPILLYATRIFQKYMKKAFEEVRTEVSNLNSFVQERLTGMKILQLFTREDIEYKNFKKINERHKKGWLKTVWYNSIFFPLADLSSSITIGLIAWYGGLNVVLEGKVTEGVLIAFIMYIPMLFRPLRQIADKFNTLQMGMVAATRVFKVIDTTSQIDDTGTHIAEHFKGHLKFDNVFFSYVEDETVLKGISFDVNAGDTVAIVGATGAGKSTIINLLNRFYEINDGVIYVDDIDIKQVTLESLRTQIAVVLQDVFLFADTILNNITLNHSEITEAQVQQAAKDIGIHDFIMSLPNGYHYNVKERGVMLSSGQRQLISFLRAYVTNPSILVLDEATSSVDSYSEQLIQNATDKITKGRTSIVIAHRLATVKKADKIIVMDAGNIVEQGTHDELLKKEGGYYKNLYEVQFLQEEEVI